A stretch of the Bacillus sp. B-jedd genome encodes the following:
- a CDS encoding acetyl-CoA carboxylase biotin carboxyl carrier protein subunit — MKEIVSSMAGTVFNILVSSGDEVAEGQTILILESMKMEIPVESTSAGKVSELKVAIGDFVNEGDVLATLE; from the coding sequence ATGAAGGAAATCGTATCTTCAATGGCTGGAACCGTTTTTAATATTTTGGTCTCATCAGGGGATGAAGTGGCTGAGGGCCAGACAATCCTTATTCTGGAATCGATGAAAATGGAGATTCCAGTAGAAAGCACTTCAGCCGGAAAAGTCAGCGAATTAAAGGTGGCCATTGGCGACTTCGTAAATGAAGGCGATGTACTGGCTACTCTGGAATAG
- a CDS encoding acyl-CoA carboxylase subunit beta has product MPGTNILQQRLLDKRKEVEAGGHHKYHDKLKEQRKLFVRDRLALLFDQGEYEEDGKFANNMAEGLPADGVVTAIGKIGGQSVCVMANDSTVKAGSWGARTVEKIIRIQETAEKLKVPLLYLVDSAGARITDQLDMFPNRRGAGRIFYNQVKLSGVIPQICLLFGPSAAGGAYIPAFCDIVIMVDGNASMYLGSPRMAEKVIGEKVTLEEMGGARMHCTISGCGDILASSEEEAIETAKTYLSYFPANFMEKPKAAEAIPPKEGRTLEAIIPENQNAPFDMYEGIAALIDEDSFFEIKKLFAPELITGLARIGGKTVGIIANQPKVKGGVLFVDSADKGAKFIQLCDAFHIPLLFLADVPGFMIGTKVERAGIIRHGAKLIAAMSSATVPKISVIVRKAYGAGLYAMAGPAFEPDVCIALPTAQIAVMGPEAAVNAVYSNKINEIEDPKEKLAFVQEKHKEYKEHIDIYKLASEMIVDEIVAPSELRDVLIKRFGYYETKELHFSTRKHPVYPV; this is encoded by the coding sequence ATGCCCGGAACAAACATTTTGCAGCAACGGTTACTGGATAAAAGGAAAGAGGTCGAAGCAGGCGGCCATCATAAGTATCACGATAAACTGAAGGAACAAAGGAAACTTTTCGTCAGGGATCGTCTTGCGCTTTTATTTGATCAAGGTGAATACGAAGAAGATGGGAAATTTGCAAACAATATGGCCGAAGGGCTTCCGGCGGACGGAGTCGTCACAGCAATCGGCAAAATCGGCGGCCAAAGCGTTTGCGTCATGGCTAATGACTCTACAGTAAAAGCTGGTTCCTGGGGTGCGAGAACGGTGGAAAAAATCATTCGTATCCAGGAAACCGCAGAGAAATTGAAAGTTCCGCTTCTCTACCTTGTGGATTCGGCTGGGGCCCGGATAACGGACCAGCTCGATATGTTCCCGAACAGAAGGGGGGCAGGGAGGATTTTTTACAACCAGGTCAAACTGTCAGGTGTTATCCCGCAGATTTGCCTGCTTTTCGGTCCTTCCGCTGCAGGAGGAGCGTACATACCCGCCTTTTGCGACATCGTTATTATGGTTGATGGAAATGCGTCCATGTATCTAGGCTCGCCAAGAATGGCCGAAAAGGTGATCGGCGAAAAAGTGACGCTCGAGGAGATGGGCGGCGCGAGAATGCATTGTACAATCAGTGGCTGCGGCGATATTCTTGCTTCCTCAGAGGAAGAGGCGATTGAAACCGCAAAAACGTACCTTTCCTATTTCCCGGCGAATTTCATGGAAAAACCAAAGGCCGCCGAAGCTATCCCTCCCAAGGAAGGAAGGACCCTCGAGGCGATTATTCCAGAGAACCAGAACGCTCCATTCGATATGTATGAAGGGATTGCCGCACTGATTGACGAGGACAGCTTTTTTGAAATAAAGAAGCTTTTCGCTCCTGAGCTGATTACAGGCTTGGCGCGAATTGGCGGCAAAACGGTAGGGATTATCGCCAATCAGCCAAAAGTGAAGGGAGGGGTCCTCTTTGTCGATTCGGCCGATAAGGGCGCGAAGTTCATCCAGCTCTGTGATGCTTTCCACATCCCGCTCCTATTCCTTGCGGACGTCCCTGGATTTATGATCGGAACGAAGGTAGAGCGGGCTGGCATCATTCGCCATGGAGCGAAACTTATTGCCGCGATGAGTTCGGCAACAGTGCCGAAAATTTCGGTCATCGTCAGAAAAGCCTATGGCGCAGGTTTGTACGCCATGGCGGGTCCGGCATTCGAACCCGATGTGTGCATAGCCCTGCCGACTGCCCAAATAGCCGTGATGGGTCCGGAGGCAGCTGTGAATGCAGTATATTCCAATAAAATAAATGAAATCGAAGATCCGAAGGAAAAGCTTGCTTTTGTGCAGGAAAAGCACAAGGAATACAAAGAACATATTGATATTTATAAATTAGCTTCCGAAATGATTGTTGATGAAATTGTAGCGCCATCAGAACTCAGGGATGTTCTGATCAAGCGGTTTGGCTATTACGAAACAAAAGAACTGCATTTCAGTACGAGAAAGCATCCAGTTTATCCAGTTTAA
- a CDS encoding 2-dehydropantoate 2-reductase, with product MKIGIIGAGSIGLLFAAYLQRNFNVTLYTRNEEQADHINVQGVSLLKGVGPFTAKVDAVPLSNGIGEDDIIVIAVKQYQLEPILSRLPAGGNYLFLQNGMGHLKYLQELDARNIYVGSVEHGAYREDDRTVSHNGKGVTRAAVYKGDPSLLMEFAGLVPKEFPVHIEEDYYGMLANKLAANAVINPLTAILRVKNGELVSNHHFEKALECLFNEVMGILDLPDKTEKLLMVKGICRNTAENRSSMLKDLEAGRPTEVDAILGYLLEEAKGAETPLLTAYYELIKGMELAAERGRA from the coding sequence ATGAAAATAGGGATTATTGGCGCTGGATCAATCGGACTGCTGTTTGCGGCATATCTCCAACGAAATTTTAACGTTACCTTATATACAAGGAACGAGGAGCAGGCTGACCACATAAACGTGCAGGGTGTTTCATTGTTGAAAGGAGTCGGGCCATTCACGGCCAAGGTTGATGCGGTACCTTTAAGCAATGGGATCGGTGAGGATGATATCATCGTTATTGCCGTAAAACAGTATCAATTGGAGCCTATTTTAAGTAGACTTCCAGCTGGCGGAAATTATCTGTTCCTTCAAAATGGAATGGGCCACTTGAAATATCTACAAGAACTTGATGCGCGGAATATTTATGTTGGTTCAGTTGAGCATGGGGCATACAGGGAGGATGACAGAACGGTCAGCCATAATGGTAAGGGAGTTACTAGAGCGGCTGTCTATAAAGGCGATCCATCGCTTTTAATGGAATTCGCAGGCTTGGTTCCAAAAGAGTTTCCAGTACATATTGAAGAGGATTATTACGGCATGCTGGCGAATAAATTAGCGGCTAATGCCGTCATCAACCCTTTGACTGCAATTCTCAGGGTGAAGAATGGAGAACTGGTTTCCAACCATCATTTTGAAAAGGCGCTCGAGTGTCTGTTCAATGAGGTAATGGGCATACTTGACCTGCCGGATAAGACGGAGAAGCTATTAATGGTAAAGGGCATTTGCAGGAATACAGCAGAAAACCGTTCTTCCATGCTGAAAGATTTGGAAGCAGGCAGGCCGACTGAAGTGGACGCAATCCTTGGATATCTTTTGGAGGAAGCCAAAGGGGCAGAAACGCCATTGTTAACAGCTTATTATGAATTGATCAAAGGAATGGAACTTGCCGCAGAAAGGGGAAGGGCATGA
- a CDS encoding DUF3397 domain-containing protein, whose translation MSQFLSSVAAIFILLPILGYLLVFIISKPLTGSHRRSVHYAIDATTCLLIISVHFLVITIWKVSFLWLIFIILLTTMMVFAVIHWKVKGEIIITKVFKGFWRFTFLLFFLGYIALLMYGLVQRAIHAVNIS comes from the coding sequence ATGAGTCAATTTTTATCTTCAGTCGCAGCGATATTCATACTCCTTCCCATCCTTGGCTATTTGCTTGTATTTATTATTTCCAAGCCTCTGACTGGCAGTCACCGCCGATCAGTTCATTACGCCATTGATGCTACGACGTGTCTGCTGATCATATCGGTACACTTCCTGGTCATCACGATTTGGAAGGTGTCATTCCTTTGGCTGATTTTTATTATCCTGCTGACAACGATGATGGTTTTTGCAGTCATCCATTGGAAAGTGAAGGGTGAAATCATTATTACCAAGGTTTTTAAGGGCTTTTGGAGATTTACCTTTTTGCTGTTTTTCCTTGGATACATCGCATTGCTCATGTATGGCCTTGTTCAGCGTGCCATACATGCTGTCAATATTTCCTGA
- the bshC gene encoding bacillithiol biosynthesis cysteine-adding enzyme BshC yields the protein MEISNLLMPAANRFASEYLQQTDQIKPFFHYTYNQPSSYKKRVDELGNREFPREELADHIKRYMGRFTESEEMDHSLEKLRHAESVAVIGGQQAGIFTGPLYTIHKVISIIKLARQKETELGIPVVPVFWIAGEDHDYQEVNHVFAVEGTTAAKWTFPQKVLEKKMVTDIEINKDICKNWATRLLSHFGETIHTRNLLQFIDATLEKSTSFTDFFAGMIIELFKDTGLLLVDSGHPAMRDLESGNFENLIRQHAAVSECLAAQQEEITRTGFSLMIDAPSNSANLFYYDVKAKERILLEYDTETSMFLGKNGTVSFSFEELLTIAREEPRLLSNNVVTRPLMQEWLFPVLAFIGGPGEIAYWAELKLVFEHFGIKMPPIVPRLNITLLERSVETDLHELQLDVSNVILRGVEEERRAFMDSIRDRDLETVFQTAKDAILQQYGHFHEKTTEIDSSLLPMLRKNESIVLGQLEFMQKKLEDAIRQKHQVTLDKYYRASLALRPEGLPQERLWNVLYYLNKNGLDFVSRLTELDYEFDGTHKLVRI from the coding sequence ATGGAGATTTCGAATCTCTTAATGCCCGCTGCCAACCGCTTTGCCTCAGAGTATTTGCAGCAGACAGATCAAATTAAGCCGTTTTTTCATTATACATATAATCAGCCATCCTCTTACAAAAAAAGGGTGGATGAATTGGGTAATAGAGAATTCCCCAGGGAAGAGCTGGCGGACCATATTAAACGATATATGGGCCGATTTACGGAATCAGAAGAAATGGATCATTCGCTAGAAAAATTGAGACATGCTGAAAGTGTAGCCGTGATTGGCGGCCAGCAGGCCGGGATTTTTACAGGCCCACTTTATACGATCCACAAAGTCATTTCGATCATCAAGCTTGCCCGCCAGAAGGAAACGGAACTCGGGATCCCTGTTGTTCCTGTTTTCTGGATAGCGGGGGAGGACCATGATTACCAGGAAGTAAATCATGTGTTTGCCGTAGAAGGGACTACCGCAGCCAAATGGACCTTTCCCCAAAAAGTCCTTGAAAAGAAAATGGTCACAGACATTGAGATCAATAAGGACATTTGCAAAAATTGGGCAACACGCCTGTTGTCCCATTTCGGGGAAACAATCCATACACGGAATCTGCTTCAGTTCATCGATGCGACGTTGGAGAAGTCAACTTCATTTACGGACTTCTTCGCCGGCATGATTATTGAACTTTTTAAAGATACCGGGCTGTTGCTTGTTGATTCTGGCCATCCTGCAATGCGAGACCTCGAAAGCGGTAACTTCGAAAATTTGATTCGCCAGCATGCGGCGGTGTCCGAGTGTCTGGCCGCTCAACAGGAAGAGATAACCCGGACCGGTTTTTCTCTTATGATTGACGCCCCTTCCAATTCCGCCAATCTATTCTATTATGACGTGAAAGCGAAGGAAAGGATTCTCCTGGAGTACGATACGGAGACCTCCATGTTTCTGGGTAAAAATGGAACCGTGTCATTTTCTTTTGAAGAATTGCTCACAATTGCTAGAGAGGAACCACGCCTTTTAAGCAACAACGTCGTCACGAGGCCGCTCATGCAGGAATGGTTGTTCCCAGTCCTCGCCTTTATTGGAGGACCGGGCGAAATTGCCTATTGGGCGGAGTTGAAGCTAGTATTTGAACACTTCGGCATAAAAATGCCCCCGATTGTTCCGAGGTTGAATATTACCCTTCTGGAACGTTCGGTTGAAACTGATCTTCACGAACTTCAGCTTGATGTTTCCAATGTAATCCTCCGCGGTGTGGAAGAAGAAAGACGGGCATTCATGGACAGCATCCGGGACCGCGATTTGGAGACGGTTTTTCAAACCGCTAAGGACGCAATTTTGCAACAGTATGGCCACTTCCATGAGAAGACCACGGAAATTGATTCCTCGCTGCTGCCAATGCTAAGGAAAAATGAATCAATTGTGTTGGGCCAGCTGGAATTCATGCAAAAAAAACTTGAAGATGCTATCAGGCAAAAACATCAAGTGACTCTCGATAAATACTATCGCGCCTCACTAGCTTTAAGGCCAGAAGGCCTACCACAGGAACGGCTATGGAATGTCCTTTATTACTTAAATAAAAATGGGCTGGATTTTGTAAGCAGGCTCACAGAACTTGACTATGAATTTGACGGAACCCATAAATTAGTCCGCATTTAA
- the mraZ gene encoding division/cell wall cluster transcriptional repressor MraZ translates to MFMGEYHHNIDNKGRLIVPSKLRDDLGEMFIITRGLDRCLFGYPLTEWSVIEDKLKALPLTKKDARAFTRFFFSGATESEIDKQGRINIPAPLLDYAQLQKECVILGVSNRIEIWSKQIWEEYFQESEDSFAEIAENMIGFDI, encoded by the coding sequence ATGTTCATGGGCGAATACCATCATAACATTGATAATAAGGGACGCCTGATAGTGCCATCCAAGTTGAGGGACGACCTTGGGGAAATGTTCATTATTACCCGTGGATTGGACCGATGCCTGTTTGGATACCCGTTAACAGAGTGGAGTGTCATTGAAGATAAGCTTAAAGCCCTCCCACTTACGAAAAAGGATGCCCGCGCCTTTACGAGGTTCTTTTTCTCGGGGGCAACGGAAAGTGAGATTGACAAGCAGGGGAGGATCAATATTCCTGCACCACTGCTTGACTACGCGCAATTGCAAAAAGAATGTGTAATTTTAGGAGTTTCCAATCGAATTGAAATCTGGAGCAAACAGATTTGGGAAGAATACTTCCAGGAATCAGAGGATTCTTTTGCTGAAATTGCAGAAAATATGATTGGCTTCGATATTTAA
- the rsmH gene encoding 16S rRNA (cytosine(1402)-N(4))-methyltransferase RsmH — translation MFDHTTVLLNEAVDGLNIKPDGIYVDCTLGGAGHSFEIIKRLGAGGRLIAFDQDETAILNAREKLAGYEDKLTIIKSNFLYLESELEEIGIHKVDGILYDLGVSSPQLDTPERGFSYQHDAPLDMRMDQSAEISAFDVVNHWPYEDLVRIFFRYGEEKFSKQIARKIEAARAKKPVETTFELVELIKDAIPAPARRKGGHPAKRVFQAIRIAVNDELGVFEKSLEQAIRLLDKGGRISVITFHSLEDRICKAAFKQASETPPLPPGLPVIPEEFKPVLKLVSRKPILPSEMELEENNRARSAKLRIAEKL, via the coding sequence ATGTTTGATCATACGACTGTGTTATTAAATGAAGCGGTAGATGGTTTGAATATTAAACCTGATGGAATTTATGTTGATTGCACCCTTGGCGGAGCTGGCCACAGCTTTGAAATTATTAAGCGGCTTGGTGCTGGGGGAAGGCTGATCGCTTTTGATCAGGATGAGACGGCTATCCTTAATGCCAGGGAAAAACTGGCTGGCTATGAGGATAAATTGACTATCATTAAGAGCAATTTTCTTTACCTTGAAAGTGAACTTGAAGAAATCGGGATACATAAAGTAGATGGGATTTTATATGACCTCGGTGTTTCATCTCCCCAACTCGATACTCCGGAACGGGGGTTCAGTTATCAGCATGATGCCCCACTTGATATGAGAATGGACCAAAGTGCCGAAATATCCGCCTTCGATGTTGTCAACCATTGGCCATATGAAGACCTTGTCCGAATTTTTTTCCGTTACGGAGAAGAGAAATTCTCAAAGCAAATCGCTAGGAAAATAGAAGCAGCACGGGCGAAAAAGCCGGTTGAGACGACTTTTGAACTCGTTGAGCTGATTAAAGATGCGATACCCGCTCCCGCGAGAAGAAAAGGCGGCCATCCCGCCAAGAGGGTCTTTCAGGCGATTAGGATTGCAGTAAATGATGAACTGGGCGTTTTTGAAAAATCGCTTGAGCAGGCGATTCGCCTCCTAGATAAAGGCGGAAGAATTTCGGTTATTACCTTCCATTCATTGGAGGACAGGATTTGCAAGGCAGCATTTAAGCAGGCTTCCGAGACACCGCCGCTGCCGCCGGGACTGCCTGTCATACCGGAAGAATTTAAGCCGGTTTTAAAACTGGTATCGAGAAAGCCGATTTTGCCGTCAGAAATGGAGCTGGAGGAGAATAACCGAGCCAGATCAGCAAAGCTAAGAATTGCTGAAAAATTGTAG
- the ftsL gene encoding cell division protein FtsL: MSSLARKLQEQQSQQRQHVAVPERKRGLWHQVTPGEKLIWIIFAALLCFGAVQVISAQSEIYKVNKDIQEVKSSITDMEKANSDLQVQVKELSNYDRIMLKAKELGLMLNENNVKVVQ, from the coding sequence ATGAGCAGTTTAGCTAGGAAACTCCAGGAACAGCAGAGCCAGCAAAGGCAGCATGTTGCAGTACCCGAAAGGAAAAGGGGATTATGGCATCAAGTAACGCCAGGCGAAAAATTGATCTGGATCATATTTGCCGCCCTCCTTTGTTTTGGAGCTGTCCAGGTAATTTCCGCCCAGTCGGAAATTTATAAAGTCAATAAAGATATCCAGGAAGTAAAGTCTTCTATCACCGATATGGAAAAGGCCAACAGCGATCTTCAGGTTCAGGTGAAAGAGCTAAGTAACTATGACCGGATCATGTTAAAAGCAAAAGAATTGGGCTTGATGCTGAATGAAAATAATGTCAAGGTCGTGCAATAA
- a CDS encoding penicillin-binding protein, translating into MGKKQPNMNKGAVGLFFLFSLLFFVILYRFSVIGITGEAAGQPLAAKAEQKHTRYATIEASRGSIMDRSGEVIAEDTASYTLVAILDEKMTSDPKNPKHVADPEMTAAKLSKYLNLKESEILRILEKKKTNPKLFQVEFGKAGRDISFQTKKEIEAEKLPGITFKRDSKRFYPNGIFSSHLVGFVERKERDNGTYASYGKLGIEKLMNKQLTGKSGKLEYESDLWGYLLPKGKELVTPAKNGNDIYLTLDKKIQTFLEDALNKTVKEYNPKKIIAIVADPKTGEILAMGQRPTFEPKTREGIEKGWHNEAIEYPFEPGSTMKIFTLAAAVNEGKFNPNEPYKSGSYQVTKRDKAIKDHNGSGWGTITYLEGVQRSSNVAFAKIANEKLGFEKFREYLSKFGLDKPTGIDLPDEVSSQLRYEWPIEKITTAFGQGTAITAIQQIQAATAIANDGKMMKPHVIKKITDHDTGETIEEQKPEVVSEPISAEAAKKVRDILETVITSPKGTGHNRYNIEGYSVAGKTGTAELSQGHGYLSGKGNYIFSFLGMAPADNPELIVYVAVQQPEIDSYFKGSLPVSMIFNPVMKNSLQYLNIKPSTQEPTKTGKLSDFSGKPAANAKKELEDKGFDVVLIGNGGEVASQAPEAGATALEGEKVILKTTGDAAMPDMDGWSIRDVMKAAHLAGLNLNFKGSGYVVKQSITKGSPISKGDHLTVQLETPRQLVGEQEEKKDPDIKE; encoded by the coding sequence ATGGGTAAAAAGCAACCGAATATGAACAAAGGAGCAGTTGGATTGTTTTTTCTTTTCAGTCTGCTCTTTTTTGTCATCCTTTACCGTTTTTCAGTCATCGGCATAACAGGTGAAGCCGCTGGCCAGCCACTCGCAGCGAAAGCAGAGCAAAAACATACTAGATACGCCACCATTGAAGCCTCAAGGGGTTCGATAATGGATCGGTCTGGGGAAGTGATCGCTGAGGATACTGCCTCCTACACGCTGGTTGCCATCCTAGATGAAAAAATGACTTCAGATCCCAAAAATCCAAAGCATGTTGCCGATCCTGAAATGACCGCGGCTAAATTATCAAAGTATCTTAATTTGAAAGAAAGCGAAATTTTGAGGATTCTTGAAAAAAAGAAAACAAATCCAAAATTGTTCCAGGTCGAGTTTGGAAAGGCGGGCAGGGATATCTCCTTCCAGACTAAAAAGGAGATTGAAGCCGAAAAGCTTCCTGGCATCACTTTTAAGCGGGATTCGAAAAGGTTTTATCCAAACGGCATTTTTTCCTCCCATCTTGTCGGCTTTGTCGAGAGGAAGGAAAGGGACAACGGGACTTATGCCAGTTACGGAAAACTCGGCATCGAAAAGCTCATGAATAAGCAATTGACAGGAAAAAGCGGAAAGCTTGAATATGAAAGCGATTTGTGGGGATATCTTCTTCCGAAAGGAAAAGAACTTGTTACTCCCGCGAAAAATGGTAATGATATATATTTGACGCTTGATAAAAAAATCCAGACTTTCCTAGAGGATGCGTTAAATAAGACGGTCAAAGAATATAATCCGAAAAAAATCATCGCGATTGTGGCCGACCCGAAAACCGGCGAAATTCTGGCAATGGGCCAAAGGCCGACATTCGAACCGAAAACAAGGGAAGGGATCGAAAAAGGCTGGCATAATGAAGCGATTGAATATCCTTTTGAGCCAGGGTCAACGATGAAGATCTTCACTTTGGCCGCAGCGGTGAATGAGGGAAAATTCAATCCGAATGAGCCATACAAATCGGGTTCTTATCAGGTGACCAAACGGGATAAGGCAATTAAGGACCATAACGGCAGCGGCTGGGGAACAATCACATACCTTGAAGGCGTACAGCGCTCATCGAACGTAGCATTCGCCAAGATAGCCAATGAAAAACTTGGGTTTGAAAAGTTCAGGGAGTACTTATCCAAATTCGGGCTCGATAAGCCAACAGGCATCGACCTGCCCGATGAAGTATCTAGCCAGCTCCGCTACGAATGGCCGATTGAGAAAATTACGACTGCATTCGGGCAGGGGACAGCTATAACCGCAATCCAGCAAATCCAGGCGGCCACCGCTATCGCGAATGACGGGAAAATGATGAAGCCTCATGTCATTAAAAAAATCACTGACCATGATACCGGGGAAACAATCGAAGAACAGAAACCGGAGGTCGTTTCTGAACCTATTTCCGCTGAGGCGGCAAAAAAGGTAAGGGATATCCTAGAGACGGTAATCACATCTCCTAAAGGGACCGGGCACAATCGATATAACATTGAAGGATACAGTGTAGCGGGGAAAACAGGAACGGCCGAGTTGTCACAGGGACACGGGTATTTAAGTGGAAAGGGAAACTATATTTTCTCATTTCTAGGCATGGCACCTGCTGATAATCCTGAACTCATCGTCTATGTGGCAGTACAGCAGCCGGAAATAGATAGCTACTTCAAAGGTTCGCTGCCTGTATCGATGATTTTCAATCCGGTCATGAAAAATAGCCTGCAATATCTCAATATTAAGCCTTCAACCCAGGAGCCGACCAAAACGGGAAAGCTATCAGATTTTTCCGGGAAACCGGCGGCAAACGCAAAAAAAGAATTGGAAGATAAAGGGTTCGATGTTGTGCTTATTGGGAATGGGGGCGAAGTAGCCAGCCAGGCTCCAGAGGCGGGGGCTACCGCACTGGAGGGGGAAAAGGTCATCCTTAAGACAACCGGGGATGCCGCTATGCCTGATATGGACGGCTGGTCAATCAGGGATGTCATGAAGGCTGCACACCTGGCGGGCTTGAATTTGAATTTTAAAGGTTCCGGATATGTAGTAAAGCAAAGTATCACGAAAGGTTCACCTATTAGCAAAGGAGACCATCTCACCGTCCAGCTTGAAACTCCGCGCCAGCTTGTAGGAGAACAAGAAGAAAAGAAAGATCCTGATATAAAGGAATAA
- a CDS encoding stage V sporulation protein D: MRVSNVTVRKRLMAVLFVGIMVFLIIDVRLGYVQFFMGDMLTDKAKNSWSREIPFAPERGEIVDRNGVPLATNISAPTVWIVPRQIKDPENTAASLAAALNASKESILKSLTEQESMIRLPAGRKISHEKAKEIRALGLKGIYIGEDSKRHYPYGKYLAHVLGFAGIDNQGLMGLELFYDKELSGEKGSVQFYADAKGRRMDDMADDYEPPTDGLDLKLTIDTKIQTIVERELQIAQKTYNPDGLIAIVMNPNNGEILAMSSRPTFDPANFRSVPQEVYNRNLPVWSTYEPGSTFKIITLAAALEEGKVNLEKEHFHDSGSVKVGGARLKCWKRGGHGSQSFLEVVQNSCNPGFVELGERLGKEKLFSYIKGFGFGEKTGIDLQGEGTGILFNMNRVGPVELATTAFGQGVSVTPIQQVSAVAAAVNGGYLYTPYIAKELIDPATKQVVMKNSPSLKRRVISEETSKKIRFALESVVAQGTGGKAFIDSYRVGGKTGTAQKAQGGRYLENNHIVSFIGFAPADDPQLVVYVAVDNPKGTVQFGGVVSAPIVGNIMKDSLLALDVKPRKDQIEKKMTWSDVEMIPMPELEGLSKKEISEQMINLRIEAKGDGDVVMKQLPPAGTRVKEGSTIILYFGKNE, from the coding sequence ATGCGTGTTTCGAATGTAACTGTCAGAAAAAGATTAATGGCGGTGCTTTTTGTTGGCATCATGGTTTTTCTGATAATTGATGTCAGGCTTGGTTATGTGCAGTTTTTTATGGGAGATATGCTGACGGACAAAGCGAAAAACTCCTGGAGCCGGGAAATCCCTTTCGCACCTGAAAGAGGGGAGATTGTGGACAGGAATGGTGTGCCGCTTGCAACAAATATCAGTGCGCCGACAGTTTGGATTGTTCCTAGGCAAATTAAAGATCCGGAAAATACAGCGGCGAGTCTTGCCGCTGCCTTGAACGCTTCAAAGGAAAGTATCCTTAAGAGTCTTACAGAACAGGAGTCAATGATCCGCCTCCCTGCCGGTAGGAAGATATCCCATGAAAAAGCGAAGGAAATCCGCGCCTTAGGCTTGAAAGGGATATATATTGGCGAAGATTCGAAGCGCCATTATCCGTACGGCAAGTATTTGGCGCACGTCCTTGGCTTTGCCGGTATTGATAACCAGGGGTTGATGGGCCTTGAACTGTTTTATGACAAGGAATTAAGCGGGGAAAAGGGGTCTGTCCAGTTTTATGCCGATGCAAAAGGCCGCCGGATGGACGATATGGCTGATGATTATGAGCCTCCCACCGACGGATTGGACCTAAAGCTGACGATTGATACGAAAATCCAGACCATTGTTGAAAGGGAGTTGCAAATCGCCCAGAAGACTTATAATCCTGATGGGCTTATTGCTATCGTCATGAACCCGAACAATGGGGAAATTCTGGCTATGTCCAGCAGGCCGACCTTTGATCCTGCCAACTTCAGATCTGTTCCACAGGAAGTCTATAACAGAAACCTTCCTGTCTGGAGCACTTATGAACCGGGTTCCACTTTTAAGATTATTACGCTCGCTGCCGCCCTTGAAGAGGGAAAGGTAAACCTTGAGAAAGAGCACTTTCACGATTCGGGAAGTGTAAAGGTCGGCGGCGCGAGACTAAAATGCTGGAAAAGGGGCGGGCATGGAAGCCAAAGCTTTTTGGAGGTCGTCCAAAATTCCTGTAACCCGGGTTTTGTCGAACTTGGCGAAAGGCTCGGGAAAGAAAAGTTGTTCAGTTATATAAAAGGGTTCGGATTCGGGGAAAAAACCGGAATTGACTTGCAAGGTGAAGGAACGGGAATCCTTTTTAATATGAATCGTGTCGGCCCGGTCGAGCTTGCGACTACCGCATTCGGGCAAGGCGTATCTGTGACTCCGATTCAACAGGTTTCAGCTGTCGCAGCTGCAGTAAATGGTGGTTACTTATATACACCTTACATTGCAAAAGAACTAATTGACCCCGCCACGAAACAAGTCGTCATGAAAAACTCACCCAGCCTGAAGCGAAGGGTCATTTCTGAGGAAACTTCAAAAAAAATCAGGTTTGCTTTGGAAAGCGTCGTGGCCCAAGGGACAGGTGGCAAAGCATTTATAGATTCCTACCGGGTGGGAGGCAAGACTGGTACAGCACAGAAGGCCCAGGGGGGCAGATATCTTGAAAACAACCATATTGTATCCTTTATCGGCTTCGCTCCTGCCGATGACCCACAGCTAGTTGTGTATGTTGCGGTCGATAATCCGAAAGGGACTGTCCAGTTTGGCGGAGTAGTATCCGCTCCGATCGTTGGTAACATCATGAAAGATTCCCTCCTGGCCCTAGATGTTAAACCGCGGAAAGACCAAATAGAAAAGAAAATGACCTGGTCAGATGTTGAAATGATTCCAATGCCCGAACTTGAAGGCCTCTCGAAAAAAGAAATCAGCGAGCAGATGATCAATCTTCGCATCGAAGCTAAGGGTGATGGTGATGTTGTAATGAAACAGCTGCCTCCGGCCGGAACGAGAGTAAAGGAAGGCTCAACAATTATTCTTTATTTTGGCAAAAACGAATAA